In Flavobacterium okayamense, a single window of DNA contains:
- the gldF gene encoding gliding motility-associated ABC transporter permease subunit GldF — protein sequence MKALLLREIKSFFGSPIGYLVIAIFLILNGLFLWVFDGEYNILNSGFADMSPFFKISPWILLFLIPTVTMRSFSDERKQGTLELLFTKPLSIWEIASGKFFGAFLLIVLALLPTLVYVWVVWIFGAPEGNIDMGSTLGSYFGLLFLVASYCAIGIYTSTLSENQIVAFIIAVFICFVFYFGFDGIANLLKQNNSLLAKFGMDFHFKSMSRGVLDTRDIIYFVSITIAFLSLTVYQLKTTKGK from the coding sequence ATGAAAGCATTATTGCTACGTGAAATAAAATCCTTTTTTGGATCACCTATTGGCTATTTAGTTATAGCCATTTTTCTCATTTTAAACGGTTTGTTTTTATGGGTTTTTGATGGCGAATACAATATTTTAAATTCTGGATTTGCAGATATGAGTCCGTTTTTTAAAATCTCACCATGGATTTTGTTATTCTTAATTCCAACTGTAACAATGCGTAGTTTTTCTGATGAAAGAAAACAAGGAACCCTAGAATTATTATTCACTAAACCTTTATCGATTTGGGAAATTGCTAGCGGAAAATTCTTTGGCGCGTTTTTATTAATCGTTTTAGCGTTACTTCCAACTTTAGTATATGTTTGGGTTGTATGGATATTTGGTGCTCCAGAAGGAAATATAGATATGGGAAGCACATTAGGTTCATATTTTGGGTTATTATTTTTGGTTGCTTCCTATTGTGCTATTGGAATTTATACTTCTACATTATCAGAAAATCAAATTGTAGCTTTCATAATTGCCGTTTTTATTTGTTTCGTTTTCTATTTCGGTTTCGATGGAATTGCAAATCTTTTAAAACAAAACAATTCGTTATTAGCAAAATTTGGAATGGATTTTCATTTCAAAAGTATGAGTCGAGGTGTTCTTGATACAAGAGATATTATATATTTTGTATCGATAACTATTGCATTCTTATCGTTAACAGTTTATCAACTTAAAACTACTAAAGGAAAATGA
- a CDS encoding putative quinol monooxygenase: MFIRIVKMRFQEDKIEAFLENFEQIKHKIRGFEGNQFLELYQDKNDNRIFFTYSFWETEAHLEKYRHSELFNEVWTYTKAMFSDKPEAWSVDKVASLP, encoded by the coding sequence ATGTTTATTAGAATAGTTAAAATGCGTTTTCAAGAAGATAAAATTGAAGCATTTTTAGAGAATTTTGAACAAATAAAACATAAAATTCGTGGTTTCGAAGGTAACCAGTTTTTAGAATTATATCAAGATAAAAATGATAACCGTATCTTTTTTACGTATAGCTTTTGGGAAACAGAGGCTCATTTAGAAAAATATAGACATTCAGAATTATTCAATGAAGTTTGGACATACACCAAAGCAATGTTTAGTGACAAGCCTGAAGCTTGGAGTGTTGATAAAGTTGCTTCACTACCTTAA
- a CDS encoding SAM hydrolase/SAM-dependent halogenase family protein, translating to MSIITLTTDFGIKDHFVGATKGKILSEFVEATIIDISHEINKFNTIEASYSISAAYNAFPKGTVHIISVNSERYTNGQHLAMEWDGHYFICADNGILSVLTQKKVPQKIVSISIHDRLNKEATDIDVFVATACHILRGGHLNVIGKEIEDINILTELTPKISEDGKVIRGNIIYVDDFGNCVTNISKKQFEDVGRGRSFTIPFSSRNKINRINKFYGDFSNLNDINDGKALAVFNENGLLEIAIYKSDNKNVGSANSLLGLGYRDAITINFE from the coding sequence ATGTCAATAATTACGCTAACTACAGATTTTGGAATTAAAGACCACTTTGTGGGTGCTACCAAAGGAAAAATACTCTCAGAGTTTGTAGAAGCTACCATTATTGATATTTCACATGAAATAAATAAATTTAACACAATAGAAGCTAGTTACTCTATTAGTGCTGCTTATAATGCTTTTCCTAAAGGAACTGTTCACATCATTTCGGTGAACAGTGAACGATATACTAATGGACAACATCTAGCCATGGAATGGGATGGTCATTACTTTATTTGCGCCGATAATGGTATTCTTTCTGTTTTAACTCAAAAGAAAGTTCCTCAAAAAATTGTTTCTATAAGCATACATGACAGATTAAACAAAGAAGCTACAGATATTGATGTCTTTGTTGCTACTGCATGCCACATACTTAGAGGTGGACATTTAAATGTAATAGGTAAAGAAATTGAAGATATTAATATTTTGACTGAGTTAACTCCAAAAATTTCAGAAGACGGGAAAGTTATTAGAGGAAATATTATTTATGTAGATGATTTTGGAAACTGTGTTACCAATATTTCTAAAAAACAATTTGAAGATGTGGGTAGAGGAAGATCTTTTACAATTCCTTTTTCTTCCAGAAATAAAATTAATCGTATAAATAAGTTTTATGGGGACTTTTCAAATTTGAATGATATCAATGATGGAAAAGCACTTGCTGTTTTCAATGAAAATGGATTACTTGAAATAGCGATATATAAAAGCGATAATAAAAACGTAGGTTCTGCAAATAGTCTATTGGGACTTGGTTATAGAGATGCAATAACAATAAATTTTGAATAA
- a CDS encoding PhoH family protein, with product MNERIIELTDITPKDFWGAQDIHLEEIKKHYPKLKIVARGATVKVYGEEEILDEFETKFRRLMFHFSRYNNIDENVILRVLEGDAQSNHEQMHDRDKILVHGLGGKLIKAMTPNQQKLVDLVLSNDMVFAVGPAGTGKTYTGVAMAVKALKEKQVKRIILTRPAVEAGENLGFLPGDMKEKLDPYMQPLYDALRDMIPPEKLEDYIFKGIIQIAPLAFMRGRTLDNAFVILDEAQNTTHNQMKMFLTRMGKNAKFMITGDPGQVDLPRRTISGLKEALLVLKDVEGVGIIYLDDKDVVRHKLVKKIIDAYKRIENQD from the coding sequence TTGAACGAACGTATTATTGAATTAACAGACATTACTCCAAAAGATTTTTGGGGAGCTCAAGACATTCATCTAGAGGAAATAAAAAAACATTATCCTAAGCTTAAAATTGTTGCAAGAGGAGCTACAGTAAAGGTTTATGGTGAAGAAGAAATTTTAGATGAATTTGAGACTAAATTTCGTCGTCTTATGTTTCATTTTTCTCGTTATAATAATATCGATGAAAATGTCATTTTAAGAGTACTTGAAGGAGATGCACAATCTAATCATGAACAAATGCACGACAGAGATAAAATTTTAGTGCATGGGTTAGGAGGAAAGCTAATTAAAGCAATGACTCCAAATCAACAAAAATTGGTTGATTTAGTTTTGTCAAATGATATGGTTTTTGCTGTTGGCCCAGCCGGTACAGGTAAAACCTATACAGGAGTTGCAATGGCTGTAAAAGCTTTAAAGGAAAAACAAGTTAAAAGAATTATTTTAACCAGACCGGCCGTAGAAGCAGGGGAAAATTTAGGATTTCTTCCGGGTGATATGAAGGAAAAATTAGATCCTTATATGCAACCTTTATATGATGCATTGCGAGATATGATTCCGCCAGAAAAATTAGAGGATTATATTTTTAAAGGAATTATTCAAATTGCACCTTTAGCATTTATGCGTGGTCGAACACTTGATAATGCCTTTGTAATTTTAGATGAAGCTCAAAATACTACTCACAATCAAATGAAAATGTTTTTAACTCGTATGGGTAAAAATGCAAAATTCATGATTACAGGTGATCCAGGTCAAGTCGACCTACCCCGAAGAACAATTTCTGGACTAAAAGAAGCGTTGTTAGTTTTAAAAGATGTTGAAGGTGTAGGAATTATTTATCTTGATGATAAAGATGTTGTGCGTCATAAATTAGTTAAGAAAATTATTGATGCCTATAAGCGTATAGAAAATCAAGATTAA
- a CDS encoding phosphoribosylaminoimidazolesuccinocarboxamide synthase: MNTITSTQFNFPGQKSVYKGKVREVYNINDELLVMIATDRLSAFDVVMPKGIPFKGQILNQIATKFMQLTEDIVPNWLIATPDPNVAVGHLCQPFKVEMVIRGYLSGHAAREYNAGKRLLCGVTLPDGMKENDKFPTPIITPSTKADNGEHDEDISREDILAKGIVSKEDYEVLEQYTRALFQRGTEIAASRGLILVDTKYEFGKTKDGKIVLIDEIHTPDSSRYFYADGYQERQDRGEAQKQLSKEFVRQWLIANGFQGKEGQQIPDMTNEYISTVSDRYIELYENILGEKFNKADVSNIQKRIEENVLKYLNKL, translated from the coding sequence ATGAATACAATTACTTCGACTCAGTTTAACTTTCCGGGTCAAAAATCTGTTTATAAAGGGAAAGTACGTGAAGTTTATAATATAAACGACGAACTTTTAGTTATGATTGCAACTGATAGACTTTCAGCTTTTGATGTTGTAATGCCAAAAGGAATTCCATTTAAAGGACAAATCTTAAATCAAATTGCTACAAAATTTATGCAATTAACGGAAGATATAGTTCCAAATTGGTTAATAGCAACTCCAGACCCAAATGTTGCTGTTGGACACCTTTGCCAACCTTTTAAAGTTGAAATGGTAATTAGAGGTTATCTTTCAGGTCACGCTGCAAGAGAATATAATGCAGGAAAAAGATTACTTTGCGGTGTAACTTTACCAGACGGAATGAAGGAAAACGATAAATTTCCTACGCCTATTATAACCCCATCAACTAAAGCTGATAATGGTGAACATGATGAAGATATTTCTCGTGAAGACATTTTAGCAAAAGGGATTGTATCTAAAGAAGATTATGAAGTTTTAGAACAATATACTAGAGCTTTGTTTCAGAGAGGTACAGAAATAGCAGCTTCAAGAGGGTTGATTTTAGTTGATACCAAATATGAATTTGGAAAAACTAAAGATGGAAAAATTGTTTTAATTGATGAAATTCATACACCAGATTCTTCTCGTTATTTTTATGCTGATGGTTATCAAGAAAGACAAGATAGAGGAGAAGCTCAAAAGCAACTTTCTAAAGAGTTCGTACGTCAATGGTTAATTGCAAACGGATTTCAAGGCAAAGAAGGTCAACAAATTCCCGATATGACTAACGAGTATATTTCGACAGTTTCGGATAGATATATTGAACTTTATGAAAATATTCTAGGAGAAAAATTTAATAAAGCAGATGTTTCGAATATTCAAAAAAGAATAGAAGAAAATGTTTTAAAATATTTGAATAAATTATAA